One window of Azospirillum sp. TSA2s genomic DNA carries:
- a CDS encoding ABC transporter ATP-binding protein, with amino-acid sequence MTEGSAPVALETVAINKWFGANHANRDVSLSVPAGTIHGVIGENGAGKSTIMSIVYGYLRADSGEIRVNGNPAAIRTPRDALAAGIGMVHQHFMLVDPFSVLENVLLGAEGGVTLAGGLARARTELTRLARDYGLEVDLDSPVGDLPVGAQQRVEILKALYRGADILILDEPTGVLTPQEADHLFRILRALRQQGKTVIIITHKLREIMELTDNVTVMRRGQVVANVATADTSREQLAELMVGRKVLLRVDKTPARPGAEVLRVEGLRVRDPSGVERVKGVGLSVRAGEIVGIAGVSGNGQSELLEALAGMRPIAGGSVRLRGEELAGHPDRFNARALRGLGVGHVPEDRQKVGLVTSFSAEECSILGFQDDPAWNGRVLMDREAIAADCARRMEDYDTRPRDGSLAAANFSGGNQQKIVLAREIERNPDLLLVGQPTRGVDIGAIEFIHRRLVALRDQGKAILLVSVELDEIRALSDRIVVMFDGHIVGEVMPDQADEKTLGLMMAGCG; translated from the coding sequence ATGACTGAGGGAAGCGCGCCGGTCGCCCTGGAAACGGTGGCGATCAACAAATGGTTCGGCGCCAACCACGCCAACCGCGACGTGTCGCTGTCGGTGCCGGCCGGGACGATCCACGGGGTGATCGGCGAGAACGGCGCCGGCAAGTCGACGATCATGAGCATCGTCTACGGCTATCTGCGCGCCGACAGCGGGGAAATCCGGGTGAACGGCAATCCTGCCGCCATCCGGACGCCGCGCGACGCGCTGGCCGCCGGCATCGGCATGGTCCACCAGCACTTCATGCTGGTCGACCCCTTCAGCGTGCTGGAAAACGTGCTGCTGGGGGCGGAAGGCGGGGTCACCCTGGCGGGCGGCCTTGCCCGCGCACGCACCGAGCTGACCCGGCTGGCCCGCGACTACGGCCTGGAGGTCGATCTCGACAGCCCGGTCGGCGACCTGCCGGTCGGCGCCCAGCAGCGGGTGGAGATCCTGAAGGCGCTCTATCGCGGCGCCGACATCCTGATCCTCGACGAACCCACCGGCGTGCTGACCCCGCAGGAGGCCGACCATCTGTTCCGCATCCTGCGAGCTCTGCGCCAGCAGGGCAAGACGGTCATCATCATCACCCACAAGCTCCGCGAGATCATGGAGCTGACCGACAACGTCACGGTGATGCGGCGCGGGCAGGTGGTCGCCAACGTCGCCACCGCCGACACCAGCCGGGAACAGCTGGCCGAGCTGATGGTCGGCCGCAAGGTCCTGCTGCGTGTCGACAAGACGCCGGCCCGGCCGGGTGCGGAGGTGCTGCGGGTCGAGGGGTTGCGGGTGCGCGATCCGTCGGGCGTGGAGCGGGTGAAGGGGGTTGGCCTGTCGGTGCGGGCCGGTGAGATCGTCGGCATCGCCGGCGTGTCCGGCAACGGCCAGTCCGAACTGCTGGAGGCGCTGGCCGGCATGCGGCCCATCGCCGGCGGCTCCGTCCGCCTGCGCGGCGAGGAACTGGCCGGGCATCCGGATCGCTTCAACGCCCGCGCGTTGCGCGGGCTGGGTGTGGGCCATGTGCCGGAGGACCGGCAGAAGGTCGGCCTCGTCACCAGCTTCTCGGCGGAGGAATGCTCGATTCTGGGCTTCCAGGACGATCCGGCCTGGAACGGCCGGGTGCTGATGGACCGGGAGGCCATCGCCGCCGACTGCGCCCGCCGGATGGAGGACTACGACACCCGCCCGCGCGACGGGTCGCTGGCGGCGGCAAATTTCTCCGGCGGCAACCAGCAGAAGATCGTGCTGGCCCGCGAGATCGAGCGCAACCCCGACCTGCTGCTGGTCGGCCAGCCCACCCGCGGCGTCGACATCGGCGCCATCGAGTTCATCCACCGCCGGCTGGTGGCCCTGCGCGACCAGGGCAAGGCCATCCTTCTGGTGTCGGTGGAGCTGGACGAGATCCGCGCGCTGTCCGACCGCATCGTCGTCATGTTCGACGGCCACATCGTCGGCGAGGTGATGCCGGATCAGGCGGACGAAAAGACGCTGGGGCTGATGATGGCGGGGTGTGGGTGA
- a CDS encoding sigma-54-dependent Fis family transcriptional regulator, which yields MGDTVDFEALRQRAVHSLFEHLESMCVGAVAVDHNGRIAWMDEKYKALLGVPDDPRGRQVEDVIPNSQLRRVIDSGQPQPLDIMEFDDRSFVVTRMPLFGIDGSIIGAIGFVLFDRAEYLRPLVRKYEKMQEELTRTQQELAHERRAKYSFSQFLGASESIREIKRLGRRAAQMDSTVLLLGETGTGKELLAQAIHSASPRAAKPFVGVNVAAIPETLLEAEFFGVAPGAYTGADRRHRDGKFQLANGGTLFLDEIGDMPLPVQAKLLRVLQEREIEPLGSNKVVRVDVRIIAATSRDLHALVREKQFRADLYYRLNVVPITLPPLRDRPEDIESIADRILEQLAIQQGTPPRELLESAVQVLRDYDWPGNVRELYNTLERVVALTDAPILTAPHIRSVLPGMQHPAGASALPLAAGARPLQEVLHAAERHAIAAALEEANGVKARAAKLLGISRASLYERMVTLGLGVTQ from the coding sequence GTGGGCGACACCGTCGATTTCGAAGCGTTGCGCCAGCGGGCGGTGCACTCCCTGTTCGAACATCTGGAATCCATGTGCGTCGGCGCCGTCGCCGTCGATCACAATGGCCGCATCGCCTGGATGGACGAGAAGTACAAGGCTCTGCTGGGGGTTCCGGACGATCCGCGCGGCCGGCAGGTGGAGGACGTCATCCCCAACAGCCAGCTGCGCCGGGTGATCGACAGCGGCCAGCCCCAGCCGCTGGACATCATGGAGTTCGACGACCGCTCCTTCGTGGTGACGCGGATGCCGCTGTTCGGCATCGACGGCTCGATCATCGGCGCCATCGGCTTCGTGCTGTTCGACCGCGCCGAATATCTCCGCCCTCTGGTCCGCAAATACGAGAAGATGCAGGAGGAGCTGACCCGCACCCAGCAGGAGCTGGCGCACGAGCGCCGGGCCAAATACTCCTTCTCGCAGTTCCTGGGCGCCAGCGAATCGATCCGCGAGATCAAGCGGCTGGGCCGCCGCGCCGCCCAGATGGACTCGACCGTCCTCCTGTTGGGCGAGACCGGGACGGGCAAGGAACTGCTGGCCCAGGCCATCCATTCCGCCAGCCCGCGGGCGGCCAAGCCCTTCGTCGGCGTCAATGTCGCCGCCATCCCGGAAACCCTGCTGGAGGCGGAGTTCTTCGGCGTCGCCCCCGGCGCCTACACCGGTGCCGACCGGCGCCACCGCGATGGCAAGTTCCAGCTCGCCAACGGCGGCACCCTGTTCCTTGACGAGATCGGCGACATGCCGCTGCCGGTCCAGGCCAAGCTGTTGCGCGTGCTGCAGGAGCGGGAGATCGAGCCGCTCGGCTCCAACAAGGTGGTGCGGGTCGATGTGCGGATCATCGCCGCCACCAGCCGCGACCTGCATGCACTGGTGCGCGAGAAACAGTTCCGCGCCGACCTCTATTACCGGTTGAACGTGGTGCCGATCACCCTGCCGCCGCTGCGCGACCGGCCGGAGGACATCGAGAGCATCGCCGACCGCATCCTGGAACAGCTGGCGATCCAGCAGGGCACGCCGCCGCGCGAACTGCTGGAATCGGCGGTGCAGGTGCTGCGCGACTATGACTGGCCCGGCAATGTGCGCGAGCTTTACAACACGCTGGAGCGGGTGGTGGCGCTGACCGACGCGCCGATCCTGACGGCGCCGCACATCCGCAGCGTGCTTCCCGGCATGCAGCATCCGGCCGGCGCCTCCGCCCTGCCGCTGGCGGCGGGCGCGCGGCCGTTGCAGGAGGTGCTGCATGCCGCCGAACGCCACGCCATCGCCGCCGCGCTGGAGGAGGCCAACGGGGTGAAGGCGCGGGCGGCGAAGCTGCTGGGCATTTCGCGCGCGTCGCTGTACGAACGCATGGTGACGCTGGGGCTGGGAGTGACGCAGTGA
- a CDS encoding LysR substrate-binding domain-containing protein, producing the protein MPERASERHLPSLNAVRSFVAVARHLSFTRAADELAVTQGAVSRMMQTLQADLGVELIRRVGRGIELTPTGAAFYGEASAALDRIAAAARAARAQEGGVLRVSALPTLTQRWLIPRLKRFQAENPDIQVEVSIGEHRVDFAKERIDVAIRYGVEEWPGAETATLMPETMGVFCAPSLLEQGPPLRHPADLAQHRLLQHTTRPDSWRVYLGAFGLPLPESALSLAFEHFFMIIEAASAGMGVALLPVFLVREDVASGRLVQPMPETLRPRGCYLIAHAPGAERARRVRRFKEWLLTEVE; encoded by the coding sequence ATGCCTGAACGCGCCTCCGAACGCCATTTGCCGTCGCTCAACGCCGTCCGCAGCTTCGTCGCGGTGGCCCGCCATCTCAGCTTCACCCGGGCGGCCGACGAGCTGGCGGTGACCCAGGGGGCAGTCAGCCGCATGATGCAGACCCTGCAGGCGGATCTGGGCGTCGAGCTGATCCGCCGCGTCGGCCGGGGGATCGAACTGACGCCGACCGGCGCGGCCTTCTATGGCGAGGCGTCGGCGGCGCTCGACCGCATCGCCGCGGCGGCGCGGGCGGCCCGCGCGCAGGAGGGCGGGGTGCTGCGGGTCAGCGCGCTTCCCACTTTGACGCAACGCTGGCTGATCCCGCGGCTGAAACGCTTCCAGGCGGAAAACCCCGACATCCAGGTCGAGGTCAGCATCGGCGAGCATCGCGTCGATTTCGCCAAGGAGCGCATCGACGTCGCCATCCGCTATGGCGTGGAGGAGTGGCCGGGGGCCGAGACGGCGACGCTGATGCCGGAGACGATGGGCGTCTTCTGCGCGCCGTCGCTGCTGGAGCAGGGGCCGCCGCTGCGCCACCCCGCCGATCTGGCGCAGCACCGGCTGTTGCAGCACACCACCCGGCCCGATTCCTGGCGCGTCTATCTCGGCGCCTTCGGCCTGCCGCTACCGGAATCGGCGCTGTCGCTAGCCTTCGAGCATTTCTTTATGATCATCGAGGCGGCGTCGGCCGGCATGGGGGTGGCTCTGCTGCCGGTTTTTCTGGTGCGGGAGGATGTGGCCTCGGGCCGGCTGGTCCAGCCGATGCCCGAGACCCTGCGCCCGCGCGGCTGCTACCTGATCGCCCACGCGCCGGGGGCCGAGCGGGCCCGGCGGGTGCGCCGCTTCAAGGAGTGGCTGCTGACCGAGGTGGAGTAG
- a CDS encoding branched-chain amino acid ABC transporter permease, with translation MTVASNSTRVAVRGPAIGTMLIAAVLLLLALAAPFVLYPVFLMKVLCFALFACAFNLLIGFAGLLSFGHAAFFGGAAYVAAHVVKEWGWAPEAGLLAATVVAGLMGLVFGLIAIRRQGIYFAMITLALSQMVFFLALQLPFTHGEDGIQGVPRGLLFGLFDLSQPLTMYYAVLAIFVAGFALIWRTVHSPFGQVLKAIRENEPRAVSLGYRTDRYKLVAFVLSASLAGLAGGTKALVFQLASLTDVTWQMSGEVVLMTLLGGMGTLFGPVVGAGLVVTLESYLASTSLPVPVVIGCIFVVCVLLFRRGIVGELMARLPKRGH, from the coding sequence ATGACCGTCGCCAGCAATTCCACCCGCGTCGCGGTTCGGGGTCCGGCCATCGGCACAATGCTGATCGCCGCCGTCCTGCTGCTGCTCGCGCTTGCAGCACCCTTCGTGCTGTATCCCGTCTTTCTGATGAAGGTGCTGTGCTTCGCACTGTTCGCCTGCGCCTTCAACCTGCTGATCGGCTTCGCCGGGCTGCTTAGCTTCGGCCATGCCGCCTTCTTCGGCGGGGCAGCCTACGTCGCCGCGCATGTGGTGAAGGAATGGGGCTGGGCGCCAGAGGCAGGCCTGCTCGCCGCCACCGTCGTCGCCGGGCTGATGGGGCTGGTCTTCGGCCTGATCGCCATCCGCCGGCAGGGCATCTATTTCGCCATGATCACGCTGGCGCTGAGCCAGATGGTGTTCTTCCTGGCGCTGCAGCTGCCCTTCACCCATGGCGAGGACGGCATCCAGGGCGTGCCGCGCGGCCTGCTGTTCGGGCTGTTCGACCTCAGCCAGCCGCTGACCATGTACTACGCCGTGCTGGCGATCTTCGTCGCCGGCTTCGCCCTGATCTGGCGCACGGTGCATTCGCCCTTCGGCCAGGTGCTGAAGGCGATCCGCGAGAACGAGCCGCGCGCGGTGTCGCTCGGCTACCGCACCGACCGCTACAAGCTGGTCGCCTTCGTGCTGTCGGCCTCGCTGGCCGGGCTGGCCGGCGGGACCAAGGCGCTGGTGTTCCAGCTCGCCAGCCTGACCGACGTGACGTGGCAGATGTCGGGCGAGGTGGTGCTGATGACGCTGTTGGGCGGGATGGGCACGCTGTTCGGGCCGGTGGTCGGTGCCGGGTTGGTGGTGACGCTGGAAAGCTACCTCGCCTCCACCAGCCTGCCGGTGCCGGTGGTGATCGGCTGCATCTTCGTCGTCTGCGTCCTGCTCTTCCGCCGCGGCATCGTCGGCGAGCTGATGGCCCGACTGCCCAAGCGGGGACACTGA
- a CDS encoding branched-chain amino acid ABC transporter permease, with product MVSLLGIPPQVLFGQLLLGLINGSFYALLSLGLAVIFGMLNVINFAHGALYMVGAFVAWLLLTYAGIGYWGALVVAPVVVGLLGIALEKTMLSRLYKLDHLYGLLLTFGLALILEGAFRHQYGVSGQPYPIPAALQGGQNLGFMFLPNYRGWVVVASLVICFGTWFAIERTKLGAYLRAATENPTLVQAFGINVPVMVSLTYGFGVALAGLAGVLAAPIYQVSPLMGTNLIIIVFAVVVIGGMGSILGAIVTGLGLGLLEGLTKVFYPEASNIVVFVVMAIVLLIKPAGLFGRER from the coding sequence ATGGTCAGCCTGCTGGGAATCCCGCCCCAAGTGCTGTTCGGGCAGCTTCTGCTCGGACTGATCAATGGTTCCTTCTATGCGCTGCTCAGCCTGGGGCTGGCGGTGATCTTCGGCATGTTGAACGTCATCAACTTCGCCCATGGCGCCCTCTACATGGTCGGCGCCTTCGTGGCGTGGCTGCTGCTGACCTATGCCGGCATTGGCTATTGGGGGGCGCTGGTGGTGGCGCCGGTCGTCGTCGGGCTGCTTGGCATCGCGCTGGAAAAGACGATGCTGTCGCGGCTCTACAAGCTGGACCACCTCTATGGGTTGCTGCTGACCTTCGGGCTGGCGCTGATCCTGGAAGGGGCGTTCCGCCATCAGTACGGCGTCTCCGGCCAGCCCTATCCGATTCCCGCCGCCCTTCAGGGCGGGCAGAATCTGGGCTTCATGTTCCTGCCCAACTATCGCGGCTGGGTCGTCGTCGCCTCTCTGGTCATCTGCTTCGGCACCTGGTTCGCCATCGAGCGGACGAAGCTGGGCGCCTATTTGCGCGCGGCGACGGAGAACCCGACGCTGGTGCAGGCCTTCGGCATCAACGTGCCGGTGATGGTGTCGCTGACCTACGGCTTCGGCGTGGCGCTGGCCGGTCTGGCCGGCGTGCTGGCGGCGCCGATCTATCAGGTGTCGCCGCTGATGGGCACCAACCTGATCATCATCGTCTTCGCCGTGGTGGTGATCGGCGGCATGGGGTCGATCCTCGGCGCCATCGTCACCGGCCTCGGGCTGGGGCTGCTGGAGGGGTTGACCAAGGTCTTCTATCCCGAAGCGTCCAACATCGTCGTGTTCGTCGTGATGGCGATCGTCCTTCTCATCAAGCCCGCGGGCCTCTTCGGACGGGAGCGTTGA
- a CDS encoding VOC family protein: MTTLTPFHIAFPVDDLAAARHFYGTVLGCPEGRSSDEWIDFDLFGHQIVAHLKPRDPNAAPAHHNPVDGHDVPVPHFGVVLQPADWDALAEKLKAAGVKFVIEPYTRFKGQVGEQSTMFFLDPAGNALEFKAFADMSQLFAK, encoded by the coding sequence ATGACGACGCTGACGCCCTTCCACATCGCCTTCCCGGTCGACGATCTGGCCGCCGCCCGCCATTTCTACGGCACCGTCCTGGGCTGCCCGGAGGGGCGCAGCAGCGACGAATGGATCGATTTCGACCTGTTCGGCCATCAGATCGTCGCCCACCTGAAGCCGCGCGACCCGAACGCCGCCCCGGCCCATCACAACCCGGTGGACGGCCACGACGTGCCGGTCCCGCATTTCGGCGTCGTGCTGCAGCCCGCCGATTGGGACGCCCTGGCCGAAAAGCTGAAGGCCGCCGGCGTGAAGTTCGTGATCGAGCCCTACACCCGCTTCAAGGGTCAGGTGGGCGAGCAGTCCACCATGTTCTTCCTCGACCCCGCCGGCAACGCGCTGGAGTTCAAGGCGTTTGCGGACATGTCGCAGCTGTTCGCGAAGTGA
- a CDS encoding DedA family protein produces the protein MDGGLTDWLVQVMHHLHYIGIFLLVALARVFPPLPSESVIPLAGIGAATGEFSLVGIAVAGGLGSLAGQLVWFLPSRLMGRERLEAFLKKYGPWLTINPKKVRQSTDWFAKRGGLAVLFSQPVPGVRTLISIPAGACRMSILNYSLASGIGSVLWTLLLAWTGYMLSTWPFAHRLVGYFTVGLLVVLVGLYLWRLTKHLHLLRKGGTAGEAPSVTPSAGC, from the coding sequence ATGGATGGTGGGTTGACGGACTGGCTGGTGCAGGTGATGCACCACCTTCACTATATCGGGATCTTCCTGCTGGTGGCGCTGGCGCGGGTCTTTCCGCCGCTTCCCTCCGAGTCGGTGATCCCGCTGGCCGGGATCGGGGCGGCGACCGGCGAGTTCTCGCTGGTGGGGATCGCCGTCGCCGGCGGGCTCGGTTCGCTGGCCGGGCAACTGGTTTGGTTCCTGCCCAGCCGCCTGATGGGGCGCGAGCGGCTGGAGGCGTTCCTGAAGAAATACGGCCCCTGGCTGACCATCAACCCGAAGAAGGTGCGGCAGAGCACCGACTGGTTCGCCAAGCGCGGCGGGCTGGCCGTGCTGTTCTCGCAGCCGGTGCCGGGGGTGCGGACGCTGATCTCCATCCCGGCCGGCGCCTGCAGGATGTCGATCCTGAACTATTCGCTGGCGTCGGGCATCGGGTCGGTGCTGTGGACGCTGCTGCTGGCCTGGACCGGCTACATGCTGTCGACCTGGCCCTTCGCCCACCGGCTGGTCGGCTATTTCACCGTCGGGCTGCTGGTGGTGCTGGTGGGCCTGTATCTGTGGCGGCTGACCAAGCACCTGCACCTGCTGCGCAAGGGCGGTACGGCCGGAGAGGCGCCGAGCGTCACGCCGTCAGCCGGCTGTTGA
- a CDS encoding IclR family transcriptional regulator — protein MRRREEALVADDLADDEKDPRFVTALARGLELLRAFRRNESMLGNLELAQRTGLPKPTVSRLTYTLAKLGYLAYDQNTGKYRLGTSVLALGYASLSGMGIRQVARPLMQELADPTGLAVALGGRDRLSMIYLECCKATGPITLSLDVGSHIKLSTTGMGRAYLAALPEAERAPLMAKLEEHEGERWPEIRDGILQAIEDYRTRGYCRSIGAWKSEVHAVGVPFVPRDGSQVLAFNCGGPAFMVDLKKLEEEFAPRLVAMVRRIDAALFNG, from the coding sequence ATGCGCAGGCGGGAAGAGGCTCTGGTCGCCGACGATCTGGCGGACGACGAGAAGGACCCGCGCTTCGTCACGGCGCTCGCTCGCGGGCTGGAGCTATTGCGGGCCTTCCGCCGCAACGAATCGATGCTCGGCAATCTGGAGTTGGCGCAGCGCACCGGCCTGCCGAAGCCGACGGTGTCGCGGCTGACCTACACGCTGGCGAAGCTGGGCTATCTCGCCTACGACCAGAACACCGGCAAGTACCGGCTCGGCACCTCGGTGCTGGCACTCGGCTATGCCAGCCTGTCGGGCATGGGCATCCGGCAGGTCGCCCGGCCGCTGATGCAGGAACTCGCCGACCCGACCGGCCTTGCCGTGGCACTCGGCGGGCGCGACCGGCTGAGCATGATCTATCTGGAATGCTGCAAGGCGACCGGGCCGATCACCCTGTCGCTCGACGTCGGCTCCCACATCAAGCTGTCGACCACCGGCATGGGCCGCGCCTATCTGGCCGCCTTGCCGGAGGCGGAGCGCGCGCCGCTGATGGCGAAACTGGAAGAGCATGAGGGGGAGCGCTGGCCCGAGATCCGCGACGGCATCCTCCAGGCCATCGAGGATTACCGGACGCGCGGCTACTGCCGCTCCATCGGCGCCTGGAAGTCGGAGGTGCATGCCGTCGGCGTCCCCTTCGTGCCGCGCGACGGCTCGCAGGTGCTGGCCTTCAACTGCGGCGGGCCGGCCTTCATGGTCGATCTGAAGAAGCTGGAGGAGGAGTTCGCGCCGCGTCTGGTGGCGATGGTCCGGCGGATCGACGCGGCGCTGTTCAACGGGTGA
- a CDS encoding DUF1989 domain-containing protein, whose translation MPSYPAAYQASKGSALDVDRAFYGRIGSETGGRELVDSFVVPIRSGRAWIVPAGHVFRIVTIEGPQVADLNIWNRHNPRERFWASRTRQLQQAHVSTFDRLWSTLPFLRPLATITHDTLADYGIDEYGGRVHDLLGTRCDPYVNRMLTGEDFHHHCHSNLTRAVAPYGLTEFDVHDVLNVFQVTGLNAEDKYFMKACPAKKGDFLEFFAEIDLLCALSTCPGGDLSVPLWGPDARDPLEVCRPLGVEVYRLDPALLAGWSSPEVAAYRGNHGMTLQTPPWEKDLA comes from the coding sequence ATGCCCAGCTATCCCGCCGCCTATCAGGCCAGCAAAGGCTCGGCGCTCGATGTCGACCGCGCTTTTTACGGGCGCATCGGGTCGGAGACCGGCGGACGGGAGCTGGTGGACAGCTTCGTGGTGCCGATCCGCTCCGGCCGTGCCTGGATCGTGCCGGCCGGCCATGTCTTTCGCATCGTCACCATCGAGGGGCCGCAGGTCGCCGACCTCAACATCTGGAACCGCCACAACCCGCGCGAACGCTTCTGGGCCTCGCGCACCCGGCAGCTCCAGCAGGCGCATGTCAGCACGTTCGACCGGCTGTGGTCGACCCTGCCCTTTCTGCGGCCGCTGGCGACGATCACCCACGACACGCTGGCCGATTACGGCATCGACGAATATGGCGGCCGGGTCCACGACCTGCTGGGCACCCGCTGCGATCCCTATGTCAACCGCATGCTGACGGGCGAGGATTTCCATCACCACTGCCATTCCAACCTGACCCGCGCCGTGGCCCCCTATGGCCTGACCGAGTTCGACGTGCATGACGTGCTGAACGTCTTCCAGGTCACCGGGCTGAACGCCGAAGACAAGTATTTCATGAAGGCCTGCCCAGCCAAGAAGGGCGATTTCCTGGAGTTCTTCGCCGAGATCGACCTGCTCTGCGCCCTGTCGACCTGCCCCGGCGGCGATCTCAGCGTGCCGCTGTGGGGTCCGGACGCCCGCGACCCGCTGGAGGTCTGCCGTCCGTTGGGCGTCGAGGTCTACCGGCTGGACCCGGCGCTGCTGGCGGGCTGGTCGTCGCCGGAGGTCGCGGCCTATCGCGGCAACCACGGCATGACGCTGCAGACGCCGCCGTGGGAGAAGGATTTGGCGTAA
- a CDS encoding BMP family protein produces the protein MKTRILAGMLAMTAITAAGVPVLADDFSPAVVFDQGGKFDKSFNEAAFNGAERFKKETGTAYREFEITNEGQREQAMRTLVRRGASVIVAVGFSQTAAVDKVAKESPKTKFCLIDDKLDAPNVQSVTFKEEEGSYLVGMAAALASKTGKVGFVGGMDIPLIRNFLTGYEQGVRHVAANDEVFVNMTGTTPAAWNDPGRGAELAKSQFSRGADVVFAAAGATGLGVLQAAADAGKLSIGVDSNQNHVHPGSVLTSMVKRVDVVVYDCMKAAKDGSWKPGHRVVGLKEDGVGYALDDNNRKLITPEMEAKLEEAKKQIIAGSLAVKPYQP, from the coding sequence ATGAAGACGCGTATTCTTGCCGGCATGCTGGCGATGACGGCGATCACGGCGGCCGGCGTTCCGGTGCTCGCCGACGACTTCTCGCCGGCGGTGGTGTTCGACCAGGGCGGCAAGTTCGACAAGTCCTTCAACGAGGCGGCCTTTAACGGCGCCGAGCGGTTCAAGAAAGAGACCGGCACCGCCTACCGCGAGTTCGAGATCACCAACGAGGGCCAGCGCGAGCAGGCGATGCGCACGCTGGTCCGCCGCGGCGCGTCTGTGATCGTCGCCGTCGGCTTCTCGCAGACCGCGGCGGTGGACAAGGTGGCGAAGGAGTCGCCCAAGACCAAGTTCTGCCTGATCGACGACAAGCTGGACGCCCCGAACGTCCAGTCCGTGACCTTCAAGGAGGAGGAGGGATCCTATCTGGTCGGCATGGCGGCGGCGCTGGCCTCGAAGACCGGCAAGGTCGGCTTCGTCGGCGGCATGGACATCCCGCTGATCCGCAACTTCCTGACCGGCTACGAGCAGGGCGTGAGGCATGTCGCAGCGAATGACGAGGTGTTCGTCAACATGACCGGCACCACCCCGGCCGCCTGGAACGATCCCGGCCGCGGGGCGGAGCTGGCCAAGAGCCAGTTCTCGCGCGGGGCCGACGTGGTCTTCGCCGCGGCGGGCGCCACCGGCCTCGGCGTGCTGCAGGCGGCGGCCGATGCCGGCAAGCTGTCGATCGGCGTCGACAGCAACCAGAACCATGTCCATCCCGGCAGCGTCCTCACCTCCATGGTCAAGCGGGTGGACGTCGTCGTCTATGACTGCATGAAGGCGGCGAAGGACGGCAGCTGGAAGCCCGGCCACCGCGTCGTCGGGCTGAAGGAGGACGGCGTCGGCTATGCGCTGGACGACAACAACCGCAAGCTGATCACGCCGGAGATGGAAGCGAAGCTGGAAGAGGCCAAGAAGCAGATCATCGCAGGCTCGCTGGCGGTCAAGCCGTACCAGCCCTGA
- a CDS encoding LysE family translocator, with protein MDEVWVLLQGIVLGFAIAAPVGPIGLLCIRRTLQYGPLMGFFTGFGAAVADTFYGAIAAFGVSAALSFLRGHEIAFQLVGGIFLLVVAIRTFRQQPEAEEREAAAAPDSKSWFTGFMTGLSLTLTNPATIMAFIAIFAGFGLGGTLDRLEASTLVLGVFIGSSLWWMTLAMGVAAVRHRISDRGLTMLNHCTGVALGVFGLWALGMAATGIVGMATA; from the coding sequence GTGGACGAAGTCTGGGTGCTTTTGCAGGGAATCGTTCTCGGATTCGCCATCGCCGCACCCGTCGGGCCGATCGGTCTGCTGTGCATCCGCCGCACCCTGCAGTACGGCCCCCTGATGGGCTTCTTCACCGGGTTCGGCGCCGCGGTGGCCGATACCTTCTATGGCGCCATCGCCGCCTTCGGCGTGTCGGCGGCGCTCAGCTTCCTGCGCGGGCACGAGATCGCCTTCCAGCTGGTCGGCGGCATCTTCCTGCTGGTGGTGGCGATCCGCACCTTCCGCCAGCAGCCCGAAGCGGAGGAGCGGGAGGCCGCCGCCGCCCCCGACAGCAAATCCTGGTTCACCGGCTTCATGACCGGCCTGTCGCTGACCCTGACCAACCCGGCGACCATCATGGCCTTCATCGCCATCTTCGCCGGATTTGGGTTGGGCGGCACGCTGGACCGGCTGGAGGCGTCGACCCTGGTGCTGGGCGTCTTCATCGGGTCGTCGCTGTGGTGGATGACGCTGGCGATGGGGGTGGCCGCCGTGCGTCACCGCATCTCCGACCGCGGCCTGACCATGCTGAACCACTGCACCGGCGTGGCGCTGGGCGTCTTCGGCCTGTGGGCACTGGGCATGGCCGCGACCGGCATCGTCGGCATGGCGACGGCCTGA